The Engystomops pustulosus chromosome 1, aEngPut4.maternal, whole genome shotgun sequence genome has a window encoding:
- the LOC140135020 gene encoding uncharacterized protein isoform X1 → MGHSAPHRNGWRRLGRGRQGDRHPIHRVSYTVLPTECPQHATCCKYHTTRNCHRTPCFVRPLLLNLTTESSRHWQLPGTTLLHLPHLHMSLHQRHRHINHCRLYPHCTSHSTSRTHRIWHYHTASHSLYSTTKCTLCLTATSAPGFTLCLSLPLVHLAALSASRCHLYTWLHSLPLAATCTPGCTLYLSLPLVHLAALSTCHCHLYTWLHSLPVTATCTPGCTLYLSLPLVHLAALSTCHCHLYTWLHSLPVTATCTPGCTLYLSLPLVHLVALSTCHCQLYTWLHSLPVTATCTPGCNLSLSLPFVHLAALSTCHYYFCTRLHSLPVTATCTPDCTLCLSLQLVHLAALSIPFTTASAPGCTLYLSLQLVHLAALSTSHCNLYTWLHSLPLTANCTPGCTLYLSLQLVHLAALSTSHCNLYTWLHSLPVAATCTHGCTLCLSLLLLHLAAPSALH, encoded by the coding sequence ATGGGGCATAGTGCCCCTCACAGAAATGGATGGCGTCGATTAGGGAGGGGGAGACAGGGGGACAGGCACCCCATACATAGGGTATCATATACAGTGCTCCCTACAGAATGCCCCCAGCATGCGACTTGCTGCAAATACCACACTACCAGGAACTGCCACCGCACCCCCTGCTTTGTACGCCCACTACTCCTCAACCTCACCACCGAATCATCCCGGCACTGGCAGCTGCCAGGCACCACACTACTCCATCTACCCCATCTTCACATGTCACTGCACCAACGGCATCGCCATATCAATCACTGCCGCCTCTACCCTCACTGCACCAGCCATAGCACCTCCCGCACTCATAGGATCTGGCACTACCACACTGCTTCTCATTCTCTGTATTCTACAACTAAGTGCACGCTCTGCCTTACTGCCACTTCTGCACCTGGCTTCActctctgcctctcgctgccacTTGTACACCTGGCTGCActctctgcctctcgctgccacTTGTACACCTGGCTGCActctctgcctctcgctgccacTTGTACACCTGGCTGCACTCTCTACCTGTCACTGCCACTTGTACACCTGGCTGCACTCTCTACCTGTCACTGCCACTTGTACACCTGGCTGCACTCTCTACCTGTCACTGCCACTTGTACACCTGGCTGCACTCTCTACCTGTCACTGCCACTTGTACACCTGGCTGCACTCTCTACCTGTCACTGCCACTTGTACACCTGGCTGCACTCTCTACCTGTCACTGCCACTTGTACACCTGGCTGCACTCTCTACCTGTCACTGCCTCTTGTACACCTGGTTGCCCTTTCTACCTGTCACTGCCAATTGTACACCTGGCTGCACTCTCTACCTGTCACTGCCACTTGTACACCTGGCTGCAATCTCTCACTCTCACTGCCATTTGTACACCTGGCTGCACTCTCTACCTGTCACTACTACTTCTGCACCCGGCTGCACTCTCTACCTGTCACTGCAACTTGTACACCTGACTGCACTCTCTGCCTCTCACTGCAACTTGTACACCTGGCTGCACTCTCTATACCTTTCACTACTGCTTCTGCACCCGGCTGCACTCTCTACCTCTCACTGCAACTTGTACACCTGGCTGCACTCTCTACCTCTCACTGCAACTTGTACACCTGGCTGCATTCTCTACCTCTCACTGCAAATTGTACACCTGGCTGCACTCTCTACCTCTCATTGCAACTTGTACACCTGGCTGCACTTTCTACCTCTCATTGCAACTTGTACACCTGGCTGCACTCTCTACCTGTCGCTGCCACTTGTACACATGGCTgcactctctgtctctcactgctACTTCTTCACCTGGCTGCACCCTCAGCCCTTCACTGA